Proteins encoded together in one Carya illinoinensis cultivar Pawnee chromosome 3, C.illinoinensisPawnee_v1, whole genome shotgun sequence window:
- the LOC122303009 gene encoding uncharacterized protein YwbO — MSESDSVGNNAAKKLIKIDVTSDTVCPWCFVGKRNLDKAVDASKDQYDFEIRFHPFQLDPSAPKEGINKREYYRKRFGSRAESIQARMSEIFRSHGLECDLSGLTGNTLESHRLMYFAAEQGIDKQYKLIEELFLGYFTQGKYIGNREFLVESAKKVGIEGAAEFLEDPNNGLKEVKEEVQKHSANMTGVPYFVINGTQKLSGAQPPEVLQRAFQQAAN; from the exons ATGTCCGAGTCAGACTCAGTTGGAAACAATGCTGCTAAAAAGCTTATTAAAATTGATGTAACTTCTGACACTGTGTGCCCATGGTGCTTTGTGGGCAAAAGAAATCTTGACAAAGCTGTAGATGCGTCTAAGGATCAATATGACTttgag attagatttcatccattTCAACTCGACCCTTCTGCCCCTAAAGAAGGCATCAATAAGCGAGAGTATTACAGGAAAAGGTTTGGATCTCGGGCTGAGAGTATTCAAGCTCGGATGTCAGAG attttcAGAAGCCATGGGCTGGAATGCGACCTCTCAGGACTCAC GGGAAATACTCTAGAAAGCCACAGGCTTATGTATTTTGCTGCAGAGCAGGGTATTGATAAGCAATACAAACTTATTGAGGAGCTTTTCCTTGGCTACTTCACTCAGGGAAAATACATTGGTAACCG GGAATTTCTTGTGGAATCTGCAAAAAAAGTTGGGATAGAAGGGGCAGCGGAGTTTCTTGAAGATCCCAACAATGGGTTAAAGGAG GTTAAAGAGGAGGTCCAGAAGCACTCAGCAAACATGACAGGAGTCCCTTATTTTGTG ATTAATGGAACCCAGAAGCTGAGTGGTGCCCAACCCCCTGAGGTCCTCCAGAGAGCATTCCAACAAGCTGCTAATTGA
- the LOC122303011 gene encoding ultraviolet-B receptor UVR8, translated as MDINEIVDTTRPKNLPTKSAIYVWGYNQSGQTGRKGKECQLRIPKQLPPELFGCPAGVNSRWLDVACGREHTAAVASDGSLFTWGANGFGQLGDGTEEPRKHPKKVKQLQTEFVKSVSCGAHCTACIADTRETDGTVSKSRLWVWGQNQGSNFPRLYWGAFPPNTIIRQVSCGAVHVVALSEDGLLQAWGYNEYGQLGRGVTCEGLQGARIINAYAKFLDEAPELVRITDVSCGEYHTAAISDKGEVYTWGLGNMGQLGHNSLQSGDKELLPRRVVALDGIFIKVVACGGVHTCAVTLKGALYAWGGGQVGQLGLGPQTGFFSCVPNESETFFRNIPIMVVPNGVQLIACGHSHTLISTRDGRIHGWGYNNYGQAANKKSTYAWYPSPVDWCVGEVRKIAAGGGHSAVLTDACSLKELCEFRLADGVTLLNASEIEDVASRTGSDALARLCEKLREHMLVGGDCEREDDE; from the exons ATGGATATTAATGAAATTGTTGACACTACTCGACCCAAAAACCTCCCGACAAAGAGTGCAATTTATGTATGGGGCTATAATCAGTCGGGGCAGACGGGTAGGAAAGGCAAAGAGTGCCAGTTAAGGATCCCCAAGCAGCTTCCTCCCGAGCTATTTGGGTGCCCGGCTGGTGTCAATTCGCGTTGGTTGGACGTTGCTTGTGGTCGTGAGCATACTGCGGCAGTGGCCTCTGATGGGTCACTTTTCACATGGG GGGCTAATGGCTTTGGTCAATTGGGAGATGGAACTGAGgagccaaggaagcaccctaagaAAGTTAAACAATTGCAGACAGAGTTTGTGAAATCTGTATCTTGTGGAGCACATTGTACTGCTTGTATAGCAGACACTCGTGAAACTGATGGAACCGTCTCAAAAAGTAGGCTCTGGGTTTGGGGCCAGAACCAG GGATCAAATTTTCCTCGCTTATATTGGGGGGCCTTTCCTCCTAATACG ATTATCCGCCAAGTGTCGTGTGGGGCAGTGCATGTGGTGGCCTTATCAGAGGATGGCCTACTTCAAGCATGGG GTTACAATGAATATGGTCAACTTGGCAGAGGTGTTACATGTGAAGGACTACAGGGGGCTCGTATAATAAATGCTTATGCGAAGTTCCTTGATGAAGCTCCTGAGCTTGTGAGGATTACCGATGTGTCATGTGGGGAGTACCACACGGCGGCAATATCTGACAAAGGCGAGGT CTATACTTGGGGTCTAGGAAATATGGGGCAACTTGGGCATAATTCTCTCCAGTCTGGGGATAAAGAGCTATTGCCGAGGAGAGTGGTTGCCCTTGATGGAATATTCATAAAGGTTGTCGCATGTGGTGGTGTACATACATGTGCTGTGACTCTGAAGGGAGCTCTTTATGCTTGGGGTGGTGGTCAAGTAGGGCAATTAGGCCTTGGGCCCCAAACTGGATTCTTTTCATGTGTTCCTAATGAATCCGAGACATTTTTTCGCAATATCCCTATTATGGTTGTTCCAAATGGGGTGCAACTTATTGCATGTGGACATTCCCACACACTTATTTCCACCAGGGATGGAAGAATTCATGGATGGGGTTACAATAATTATGGTCAGGCAGCTAACAAGAAATCTACATATGCTTGGTATCCATCACCTGTTGATTG GTGTGTTGGGGAAGTGCGGAAAATAGCAGCTGGTGGTGGTCATTCAGCTGTGTTGACTGATGCTTGTTCCTTAAAAGAGTTGTGTGAGTTTAGGCTTGCAGATGGTGTCACTCTATTAAATGCTTCTGAGATCGAGGATGTTGCTTCCAGAACGGGATCAGATGCTTTAGCACGTCTCTGTGAAAAACTGAG GGAACATATGCTTGTTGGTGGTGACTGTGAACGCGAAGATGATGAGTGA
- the LOC122303012 gene encoding agamous-like MADS-box protein FUL-L isoform X1, whose product MGRGRVQLKRIENKISRQVTFSKRRTGLLKKAHEISVLCDAEVALIVFSTKGKLFEFSSDSRYCSIFHRHYIASIGMERILERYERYSYAERQHVTIDSESQGSWTLEFPKLLARTEVLQRNIRNLFGEDLDPLSLRELQNLEQQLDTGLKRIRTKKNQLMHESITELQKKEKALQDQNNLLAKELKENEKTVVEHAHREQPSLGQNSNTFMLSPQQSPPLTLALPSLAIGGTTFGATAMVDDQDAGSQTQPSTTTLMPPWMLRHING is encoded by the exons ATGGGGAGAGGTAGGGTTCAACTTAAACGAATCGAGAACAAGATCAGCCGGCAAGTGACATTCTCGAAGCGGCGGACCGGGCTCCTGAAGAAAGCTCATGAGATCTCAGTGCTATGCGATGCTGAGGTCGCTTTGATCGTGTTCTCTACAAAAGGGAAGCTCTTTGAGTTTTCCTCTGATTCAAG ATATTGCTCAATATTTCACAGACACTACATTGCATCCATTGG CATGGAGAGAATCCTGGAACGATATGAAAGGTATTCATATGCTGAAAGACAGCATGTTACAATCGATTCTGAATCTCAG GGAAGCTGGACTCTGGAATTCCCCAAGCTCTTGGCCAGAACTGAAGTTTTACAAAGGAACATAAG GAATTTATTTGGAGAAGATCTGGATCCCTTGAGTTTAAGAGAGCTCCAAAATCTTGAGCAACAGCTTGATACAGGTCTGAAGCgaataagaacaaaaaag AATCAACTTATGCATGAATCCATTACGGAGCTGCAGAAGAAG GAAAAAGCTTTGCAGGATCAAAACAACTTGCTTGCTaaagag CtcaaggaaaatgaaaagacGGTGGTCGAGCATGCACACCGGGAGCAGCCAAGCCTAGGCCAAAACTCAAACACCTTCATGCTATCCCCACAACAGTCGCCACCATTGACGCTAGCACTTCCTTCTCTAGCTATCGG CGGGACTACTTTCGGGGCAACAGCAATGGTAGATGATCAAGATGCTGGATCACAGACTCAGCCTAGTACCACTACGCTTATGCCACCGTGGATGCTCCGCCACATTAATGGATAG
- the LOC122303012 gene encoding agamous-like MADS-box protein FUL-L isoform X2, producing the protein MGRGRVQLKRIENKISRQVTFSKRRTGLLKKAHEISVLCDAEVALIVFSTKGKLFEFSSDSSMERILERYERYSYAERQHVTIDSESQGSWTLEFPKLLARTEVLQRNIRNLFGEDLDPLSLRELQNLEQQLDTGLKRIRTKKNQLMHESITELQKKEKALQDQNNLLAKELKENEKTVVEHAHREQPSLGQNSNTFMLSPQQSPPLTLALPSLAIGGTTFGATAMVDDQDAGSQTQPSTTTLMPPWMLRHING; encoded by the exons ATGGGGAGAGGTAGGGTTCAACTTAAACGAATCGAGAACAAGATCAGCCGGCAAGTGACATTCTCGAAGCGGCGGACCGGGCTCCTGAAGAAAGCTCATGAGATCTCAGTGCTATGCGATGCTGAGGTCGCTTTGATCGTGTTCTCTACAAAAGGGAAGCTCTTTGAGTTTTCCTCTGATTCAAG CATGGAGAGAATCCTGGAACGATATGAAAGGTATTCATATGCTGAAAGACAGCATGTTACAATCGATTCTGAATCTCAG GGAAGCTGGACTCTGGAATTCCCCAAGCTCTTGGCCAGAACTGAAGTTTTACAAAGGAACATAAG GAATTTATTTGGAGAAGATCTGGATCCCTTGAGTTTAAGAGAGCTCCAAAATCTTGAGCAACAGCTTGATACAGGTCTGAAGCgaataagaacaaaaaag AATCAACTTATGCATGAATCCATTACGGAGCTGCAGAAGAAG GAAAAAGCTTTGCAGGATCAAAACAACTTGCTTGCTaaagag CtcaaggaaaatgaaaagacGGTGGTCGAGCATGCACACCGGGAGCAGCCAAGCCTAGGCCAAAACTCAAACACCTTCATGCTATCCCCACAACAGTCGCCACCATTGACGCTAGCACTTCCTTCTCTAGCTATCGG CGGGACTACTTTCGGGGCAACAGCAATGGTAGATGATCAAGATGCTGGATCACAGACTCAGCCTAGTACCACTACGCTTATGCCACCGTGGATGCTCCGCCACATTAATGGATAG
- the LOC122303012 gene encoding agamous-like MADS-box protein FUL-L isoform X3: protein MGRGRVQLKRIENKISRQVTFSKRRTGLLKKAHEISVLCDAEVALIVFSTKGKLFEFSSDSRYCSIFHRHYIASIGMERILERYERYSYAERQHVTIDSESQGSWTLEFPKLLARTEVLQRNIRNLFGEDLDPLSLRELQNLEQQLDTGLKRIRTKKNQLMHESITELQKKEKALQDQNNLLAKELKENEKTVVEHAHREQPSLGQNSNTFMLSPQQSPPLTLALPSLAIG, encoded by the exons ATGGGGAGAGGTAGGGTTCAACTTAAACGAATCGAGAACAAGATCAGCCGGCAAGTGACATTCTCGAAGCGGCGGACCGGGCTCCTGAAGAAAGCTCATGAGATCTCAGTGCTATGCGATGCTGAGGTCGCTTTGATCGTGTTCTCTACAAAAGGGAAGCTCTTTGAGTTTTCCTCTGATTCAAG ATATTGCTCAATATTTCACAGACACTACATTGCATCCATTGG CATGGAGAGAATCCTGGAACGATATGAAAGGTATTCATATGCTGAAAGACAGCATGTTACAATCGATTCTGAATCTCAG GGAAGCTGGACTCTGGAATTCCCCAAGCTCTTGGCCAGAACTGAAGTTTTACAAAGGAACATAAG GAATTTATTTGGAGAAGATCTGGATCCCTTGAGTTTAAGAGAGCTCCAAAATCTTGAGCAACAGCTTGATACAGGTCTGAAGCgaataagaacaaaaaag AATCAACTTATGCATGAATCCATTACGGAGCTGCAGAAGAAG GAAAAAGCTTTGCAGGATCAAAACAACTTGCTTGCTaaagag CtcaaggaaaatgaaaagacGGTGGTCGAGCATGCACACCGGGAGCAGCCAAGCCTAGGCCAAAACTCAAACACCTTCATGCTATCCCCACAACAGTCGCCACCATTGACGCTAGCACTTCCTTCTCTAGCTATCGG CTAA